The Pelodiscus sinensis isolate JC-2024 chromosome 10, ASM4963464v1, whole genome shotgun sequence genome has a segment encoding these proteins:
- the NRROS gene encoding transforming growth factor beta activator LRRC33, which translates to MESVSLGLSLSLVFLVAGWGPTGMALATHHGPCKQVHRAVDCTGRWQGTVPADLPADTQALSLDHNTIRTLTNASLLQYPHLETLSLRENRLELIEPGAFLSSRDLRNLFLADNALGTNYSVTAAALGSLPALRKLDLSGNHLTEDMVAAMLRNLSSLESLSVARNLIMRLDSSVFEHLGQLQELNLEKNYIYDIEGGTFEGLLGLQRLNLAYNYIPCIVEFGLTQLKTLNASNNVLEWFLSAEGEAVFELETLDLSHNKLLFFPLLPRQSKLHTLLLRDNEVSFYRHLPNATALLDVTVQFLVTEGNTTNITTLSLWEEVSSSNLSSLSFLDMSQNQLWYLPAGFLGRMTSLSHLKLNQNCLETLHIQDREPLGELMDLDLSHNRLGDLQLGLGTLPSLRALNLSANRLRSVPPHTFAHTWITTVDLSHNPLQLCPQQASADGAEDPVCMDLRNIASLRRLDLAGCGLEVVPSRAFSGTPLTHLDLSNNQGALARGLQPLRAIALMLQVLSLRNTGLPPSGEDIDFSGFQNLLSLDLSDNSLTSFPESLSGLSLQTLDLRGNRLPSLPLHALQKQLGRCLSVLYLSQNPFDCCTLEWWDFLHQLRTVRVVDRGQVTCNSSSTLIGAERLPASILQRCRWKTVNIALLYLVLTLPACLTLLVALAIIFLTFKHKLLQLVKSQYRVSSPY; encoded by the exons ATGGAGTCAGTGTCTCTCGGGCTCTCCCTGAGTCTCGTCTTTCTCGTAGCAGGATGGGGACCCACTGGAATGGCCCTGGCAACGCACCATGGGCCCTGCAAACAA GTGCACAGGGCTGTGGATTGCACGGGGAGATGGCAAGGcaccgtcccagcagacctaccAGCTGACACACAGGCGCTCTCCCTGGATCACAACACTATCCGGACCCTTACCAACGCCTCGCTGCTGCAGTACCCCCACCTGGAGACGCTGAGCCTGCGTGAAAACAGGCTGGAGCTCATTGAGCCTGGGGCCTTCCTTAGCAGCAGAGACCTCCGAAATCTCTTCTTGGCAGACAACGCCCTCGGTACAAACTACTCTGTGACGGCGGCTGCTCTTGGCTCCTTACCAGCCTTGAGGAAGCTGGACCTGTCTGGGAACCATCTGACTGAGGACATGGTGGCTGCCATGCTCCGCAACCTGTCCTCTTTGGAGTCCTTGTCGGTGGCCAGGAACCTCATAATGCGCTTGGACTCCTCTGTCTTCGAAcacctgggccagctgcaggagctgaACCTGGAGAAAAACTATATCTATGATATCGAGGGAGGCACCTTTGAAGGCTTGCTGGGCCTGCAGAGGCTGAACCTGGCCTACAATTACATCCCCTGCATCGTGGAGTTTGGCCTGACCCAGCTGAAGACGCTGAACGCCAGCAACAATGTCCTGGagtggttcctgtctgcagagGGCGAGGCTGTCTTCGAGCTGGAGACGCTGGATCTCTCCCACAACAAGCTCCTCTTCTTCCCGCTGCTGCCCCGGCAGAGCAAGCTGCACACCTTGCTGCTGAGGGACAATGAGGTGAGCTTCTACCGCCACCTGCCCAATGCTACGGCCCTCCTGGACGTCACGGTGCAGTTCCTCGTCACCGAGGGCAACACCACGAACATCACAACCCTCAGTCTCTGGGAGGAAGTCAGCTCGAGCAATCTCTCCTCCTTGAGCTTCCTGGATATGAGCCAGAACCAGCTGTGGTACCTCCCCGCTGGCTTCCTGGGCAGGATGacttccctctcccacctgaAGCTTAACCAGAACTGCTTAGAGACCCTTCACATCCAGGACAGAGAGCCCCTGGGCGAGCTCATGGACCTCGATCTCAGCCACAATCGGCTGGGGGACCTGCAGCTGGGTCTAGGCACCCTGCCGAGCCTGCGCGCGTTAAATCTGAGTGCCAACAGGCTGCGGAGCGTGCCGCCCCACACTTTCGCCCACACGTGGATCACTACAGTTGACCTCAGTCACAACCCCCTACAGCTCTGTCCCCAGCAAGCTAGTGCGGATGGGGCCGAGGATCCTGTCTGCATGGACTTGCGCAACATAGCATCCCTCCGGAGACTTGACTTGGCTGGGTGTGGCCTGGAAGTGGTGCCCAGCAGGGCTTTCAGTGGGACCCCACTAACGCACCTGGATCTGTCCAACaaccagggagccctggccaggggcCTGCAGCCTCTCCGAGCCATTGCACTAATGCTGCAGGTTTTATCTCTCAGGAACACCGGCCTGCCTCCCAGTGGGGAAGACATCGACTTCTCTGGCTTTCAGAATTTGCTGAGTTTGGACCTGTCGGACAACTCCCTGACCAGCTTCCCGGAGTCCTTGAGTGGTCTGAGCCTGCAGACCCTGGACCTGCGGGGAAACCGCCTTCCCTCTCTTCCGCTGCACGCATTGCAGAAGCAGCTTGGGCGGTGTCTGAGCGTGCTCTACCTCAGCCAGAACCCCTTTGACTGCTGCACGCTGGAGTGGTGGGACTTCCTTCACCAGCTCCGGACCGTGCGCGTGGTGGACAGGGGGCAGGtcacttgcaactcctcctccaCCCTTATTGGTGCCGAGCGACTGCCCGCCTCTATCCTCCAGAGGTGCAGGTGGAAGACCGTGAACATTGCCCTGTTGTACCTGGTGCTCACTCTGCCGGCCTGCCTGACCCTGCTAGTTGCCCTGGCCATCATCTTCCTCACCTTCAAGCACAAGCTGCTTCAACTGGTGAAAAGCCAGTACAGAGTGTCGAGCCCTTACTGA